The segment CGCGCAGATGCCGAACCGCACGCCTCGCCGTGTCCCGAGCCACGCCCCACCGCTGGATCAGAGCCGACTCAGACGGAATCGGGCGGTTCACCACGAGGGCCCCGGACTCAATGTCGCGGATGATCTCTGCCGCAATCTGCTGGTACGGCGGAGTGGGCGAGTCGTAGTCGATTTCCGAGGCCATGTGGCAAGCGTAGACAACGGGCCACATATCGAGCTTTCGGCATACGTAGGTAGACGAGGGTAGAGGAGTTGCCTTACCGTCGAAGCCGAAAGAGCCCCCGAGGCCGCTTAGGACCGGCTCCGGGGGCATGTCCGCACAGCTACTTGGGAGAGCTGAACGAACATGCGACACCTTATCGCCCGCGCCCTGCGTACTGCCCTCGGCCTGGTTCTGCCAGCTCGGGGCCAGCACCGCGCCGTACCGGCAACCCCCGAACCCATCCGGACCACGGGTGCCGAACAGCGCCCCGCCCCGTGGGTCGAGGAAGAGAACCCGTACGCGGGCCCCCTGGTACGTCCCTACGTCGACCGCGCGGCATGGCGGGCCGAGCTGGACGAAATGCAGCGTCGGTACGAGGAGATGCAGCGCCAGCGGGAGCGCCGCGCAGCACTGCGCGCAGTCGTGATGGGGCAGCCGGACCCCGGGTACACCTACTCCGGTGCGCACGCCCTCCCCGGTGCACACGCCCTCGGGCCGGTGGCGTAATGGCCAAGCCCTACGTCAAGGCTCTGCCGGACGGCACCCGCAGAGGCAACACGCGGGGACTGCGGCAGTGTGAGCGGGACGGGTGGCAGATCCTCGCCGGAGCCCGCTACGCGGTCCGCTACGAGCCGCGTACGCCGCAGGACTGCCGACCGTGGACCGATGGCGCGGTGCGGTACTGGTCGCGCGACTGCTGGGCCGTTCCGCACCACCGCACGGGCGTCCGCCCCGCGCAGTAGAACCCCCTCGCCCCGTCCAAGACCGATCCGGGCGGGGCTCTCTCGGCTCTGCCATAGAACCCTTAAGACCGCCTCTCCGGAGATCCGGAGGGCAACGTGTTCTGCCTGCTCAAGGCCCGGATCAAGGAACTCTGACCGCTCCGCGCCCCGCCCCTCGCCGACGTCCCCGGCCCCGTCCGCGCGGTTCCCGGAGAATTCCTCCCGGGAGCCGCGATGAGTTTCCGCCGCGCCGCCGGTACGTACGGGTGGGCCCCGCACCCGTGGGGCCGATCGAGAACGAGCGCAAGGGAGAAGTCCGATGTCGGACACTCGCGCGGCGGACGTCGCCGCGATCCGGGCGGTACTGGCCGAGTCCTACCGAGCCTGGGAGGCCGGCGACGCGACCGCCATGGTCGCCGACTACACCGAGGACGCCACCGCGATCCTGCCGGGCTCGCTGCGCGACGGCCGCGAGGCCGTCCGGGCGAGCATGGACCTGGCCTTCGCCGGCCCGCTGAAGTCCACCTCCACCTGGAACCGCACCCTCGGCATCCGCTTCCTCGGCCGCGACGCCGCCCTGGTCGTCAACGAGTCGGGCATCCTGTTCGGCGGCGCGTCCGAGGTCCCCGACGCCCACAAGGTGTACGCCACTTGGGTGTTGGAGAAGCGCGACGGCCGCTGGTTGATCGCTGCCTACCACAACAGCCCGATGCACCTGCCCACCGCCTGACAGCCGCCCCGGCCCCGGGGCCGTCACGGCTCCGGGGCCGTCACGGCTCCGGGCTGATCCGCCCGGTCCGCCAGGCCCAGGCGGCGATCGCGACCCGGTTGCGGGTGCCCAACTTGCCCTGGACGTTGGCCAGATGGGTTTTGACCGTACCCGCCGAGATGAACAGCCCGGCACCGATCTCCGCGTTGGTCCGCCCCTGCGCCACCAACTCGACGATCTCCCACTCCCGTTCGGTCAGCGGCTCGACCGCCGACTCGGCAGGCTGTGGCGGCCGGGGTGCGGCGGGGCCGTGGCCGAGGTCGCGCAGCAGCCGGACGGTGATCTGCGGGCTGATCAGAGTGTCCCCCGCCATCGCGGCGCGGACCGCCTCGATCAGCAGGTTCGGCCCGGAGCGCTTCAGCAGGAACCCGCAGGCGCCGCTGCCGAGCGCCGCCCGCACGTACGCGTCGTCGTCGAAGGTGGTCACCACGATCACCCTGGTCGGCCCGCCCGCCAGCACCCGGGTGACCTCCAGCCCGTCCGCGCCGGGCATCCGGACGTCCGCCAACAGCACGTCGGGGCGCAGCAGTCGGGCCTGCTCGATCGCCCGGAGGCCGTCGGCGGCCTCGCCGACCACCGTCATGTCGGGCTGGGAGTCGAGGATCAGCCGGAAGCCGCTGCGGATGTCGTCCTGGTCGTCGGCCAGCAGGATCCGGGTCGTGGTCGACGCCGTGGCGGACGCTGCGGTCGACGTCTCAGCCACGCCGCCCGCCGATCTCCGCCACGACCCGCCAGCCCGCCTCGCCCGTCCCACCCGTCCCGCCCGGTCCCGTCGTCCCCGTCGGCCCCGTCGGCCCTGCGCTGAACTCCCCTCCGGTGGAACGTACTTGCGCGGCGAGTTCGCGCAGCCCCCGCCCGCCCCGGCCGCGCTCACGCCGCCCGAGTCCGAGGCCGAGTCCGAGCCCGGGGGCGGACGGGGCCCCTCCCGCACCCGCTCCGTTGACGACCATCACCTGTACCGATTCCCCTTCCAGCAAGCGTAGTTCGACCTCCACCAGCTTCGCCCCGGGCGCGTGCCGCCGGACGTTGTTCAGCGCCTCCACCACCACCCGGTACGCCGTCGTCCCGGCCTCCGGCGAGAGCGTCTCGGCCACGCCGGGGGCGATGTCCAGCCGGGCGACGGTCGCCCCGGCGGCGGTGAACCGCTCGACCAGGTCGGGCAGTTGGGCGATACCGGGCGGCCCGGTGAACGCGGTCGCCGGGACGGTGGGCGGCTGCCGCCGCTCCGCCGGTCCGCGTTCGTGCAGCATCTGCACGGTGCGGTCCATCGCGGCCAGCGCGTGCAGTCCGGCGGCCTCGATCCGTTCCAGCGCGGCCAGTGCCTGCGCGGGGTTCGCGGCGGCGACGAAGCGGGCGGCCTGCGCCTGCACCACGATGCCGCTGATGTCGTGGGCGACGAAGTCGTGCAGGTCGCGGGCGAGCACCAGTTGCTGCTCGCGGCGGGCGGCCGCGACCGCCTCGCGCTGGCGCTGGGCCGTCCAGCGCGGGTAGGCGCCGCCGGCGGCCACCACCGCGACGATCAGCAGCCAGGACAGGCAGGCGCCGATCCGGGTCATCAGGTCGGCCTCCAGGTAGGGCACCACCCAGAGCCCGCACGCGGCGCCCGCCGTCGCCCCGGCGGCGACCGCGGGTCGGCGCGGCGCCCAGCGGACGGTGGCGGCGATCAGCGCCAGCAGGACGCCGACCCCCAGCAACTTCCA is part of the Kitasatospora setae KM-6054 genome and harbors:
- a CDS encoding GntR family transcriptional regulator; translation: MASEIDYDSPTPPYQQIAAEIIRDIESGALVVNRPIPSESALIQRWGVARDTARRAVRHLREGGYVYTVPQRGTYVADRTAEK
- a CDS encoding SgcJ/EcaC family oxidoreductase, which gives rise to MSDTRAADVAAIRAVLAESYRAWEAGDATAMVADYTEDATAILPGSLRDGREAVRASMDLAFAGPLKSTSTWNRTLGIRFLGRDAALVVNESGILFGGASEVPDAHKVYATWVLEKRDGRWLIAAYHNSPMHLPTA
- a CDS encoding response regulator, which produces MAETSTAASATASTTTRILLADDQDDIRSGFRLILDSQPDMTVVGEAADGLRAIEQARLLRPDVLLADVRMPGADGLEVTRVLAGGPTRVIVVTTFDDDAYVRAALGSGACGFLLKRSGPNLLIEAVRAAMAGDTLISPQITVRLLRDLGHGPAAPRPPQPAESAVEPLTEREWEIVELVAQGRTNAEIGAGLFISAGTVKTHLANVQGKLGTRNRVAIAAWAWRTGRISPEP
- a CDS encoding sensor histidine kinase; protein product: MGWPANHHVTCSVAGLGAVAVGLAADRWSAAPATAVSTATAVGVLVWGLLRLPGSGRLIGPPTAAAGAVSLLATGLSAWPSGLPFAWSSAVASGAAAAPGMATASGAAAERADAAWKLLGVGVLLALIAATVRWAPRRPAVAAGATAGAACGLWVVPYLEADLMTRIGACLSWLLIVAVVAAGGAYPRWTAQRQREAVAAARREQQLVLARDLHDFVAHDISGIVVQAQAARFVAAANPAQALAALERIEAAGLHALAAMDRTVQMLHERGPAERRQPPTVPATAFTGPPGIAQLPDLVERFTAAGATVARLDIAPGVAETLSPEAGTTAYRVVVEALNNVRRHAPGAKLVEVELRLLEGESVQVMVVNGAGAGGAPSAPGLGLGLGLGRRERGRGGRGLRELAAQVRSTGGEFSAGPTGPTGTTGPGGTGGTGEAGWRVVAEIGGRRG